A region of the Spirochaetaceae bacterium genome:
GTACATCACCCCGTCGTACACCTGGAAGGTGTGGTAGGACCACACCGGGTTGGGGATGTAGTGCACCTCCTGACCGGCGTCGGCGGTCACGAAGTGGGTGTTGCCGCGGTCGCTGGTGAACATCACCAGGTCGTCGTAGCGCAGGATCAGCGACTGCACGGTGTATTCGGTCGGGAACCGCCAGCGCTCCTCGCCCGTCTCCCGCGCCACGGCGTAGACGTGGCCGTCGTTGGAGCCGAAGTAGAGGTGATCCTGATCGGCGAACGGCACCGAGTTGACCGGCGCGAGCGACTTGAAGATCCACCGCATGTAGCCGCTGTGCACGTCGAGGGCGTAGAAGTTGCCGTCGTCGGAGCCGAAGTAGATGGTGTCGTCCACCACCACCGGCGGGTTGAACGAGCGCGCCTGCTCGCCGCCGGCTTGCAACTGAAGCTGCCACTTCACCGCCAGCGGCGGCTGAATCCGGGTTTCGGTTGTGCCGCGCCCCTCCTCGCCGCGGAACATCACCCAGTCATGGCTCGCCCCCCCGAACACCGCCGCAGGCGCCAGCGTCCCCGCCACCGCGACGAGAACCGCGAACGCGATGCGGAACGCTCCCGGCGAGCCGCACCGGCGCTCCCGGCCCCTCCCGGCGTCACGACCCGTCACGCCTGCCACCACCGTGCCGGTCTCTCACGTCCTCGTTGCGGGGCCATCCACCACACCCGACTATGGTACCCGACTTTCCGCGCTGTGATGGGAACGCGGCGCAACCTGCCGGACGGTGTCCTGACGGCTGTGGCACTCGCGAGTTGTCTCTTGCGCGAGCCGTTGCTGTGGCGCTGTGCGGATCTCCCTTGACAGTGCGTGTCACGATGTGTCACTTTTCGGCTGTCGTGAGAGTGGTTTCGATTCGAGAACTCCATGAAAGCACCGGCAGGATCGTGCGGCAGGCGACGCAGCAGCCGGTGATCGTCACCGATCGGGGAACCCGCATCGCGTTACTCAAGCCCTATTCGGATGAGGAAATCGTCGGCCAGCCGTTTCCCGCGCGCGATCCCGCGAGCATGCCGGCAGTCGGCGTGGACTCCACCGAGTTGATCTCCAGGGACCGGTCGCAACGCTGACACTGACCTATCTCGATACATCGTACATCGCCAAGTGCTATCTCAACGAGCCGGGCAGCCCGCGTGTGCTCGAGTGGCTGGCCGGGAAGTCGGGGTTGAGCTGCTGCTCGCATGGCCGATTGGAGCTGTTCGCGGCGTTGAAGAGGCATGAGCGGGAAGGGAACCTGGGTGCCGACGCGCTGCACGCCGTGTTCGAGCGCCTGCGTCGCGACGAGGAGCGGGGTCTGTGGAGATGGATTCCGGTCACCGACCGACTTGTACGAGCTGCGTGCAGGAGAGTCAGGACCGTGTCCGGCGCTGAGTTCGTGCGGGCGGCCGATGCGCTCCATCTGACGTGCGCCGCCGACAACGGGTTTGACGCCGTCTACAGTCACGACCAACGCATGCTCGATGCTGCTGCCTGCTTCGGTCTCGAGGGACGAGACATCCTCGCCTGACGGGTAGCCGGCCGCGTCCCGGCGTTGAACGACTCAGTCGTCGAGCC
Encoded here:
- a CDS encoding type II toxin-antitoxin system VapC family toxin, whose amino-acid sequence is MTYLDTSYIAKCYLNEPGSPRVLEWLAGKSGLSCCSHGRLELFAALKRHEREGNLGADALHAVFERLRRDEERGLWRWIPVTDRLVRAACRRVRTVSGAEFVRAADALHLTCAADNGFDAVYSHDQRMLDAAACFGLEGRDILA